From the Chiroxiphia lanceolata isolate bChiLan1 chromosome Z, bChiLan1.pri, whole genome shotgun sequence genome, one window contains:
- the SIGMAR1 gene encoding sigma non-opioid intracellular receptor 1 isoform X1, whose product MGAAWGRRALRAGLALGALALVLQVLRGWLAAKRYEFTPAEIAQLARHHAGLDHELAFSKIIVELRKKHPGHILPDEDLQWVFVNAGGWMGSMCLLHASLTEYVLLFGTAVDTGGHSGRYWADISDTVISGTFRQWKEGTTRSEIYYPGDTIVHQAGEATSVQWSAGTWMVEYGRGFIPSTLAFALADTLFSTQDFVTLFYTLRVYAKGLLLEANAFFSTFGC is encoded by the exons ATGGGAGCGGCGtgggggcggcgggcgctgcgggCCGGGCTGGCGCTGGGAGCGCTGGCgctggtgctgcaggtgctgcGGGGATGGCTGGCGGCCAAGCGGTACGAGTTCACCCCCGCCGAGATCGCACAGCTCGCCCGGCACCACGCGG gactggaCCATGAGCTGGCTTTCTCCAAGATCATTGTGGAGCTACGAAAGAAGCACCCAGGCCACATCCTGCCAGATGAGGACCTGCAGTGGGTGTTCGTGAATGCAGGCGGGTGGATGGGCTCCATGTGCCTGCTCCATGCCTCGCTCACCGAGTACGTGCTGCTGTTCGGGACAGCTGTTGACACCGGGGGCCACTCAG GTCGGTACTGGGCAGATATTTCTGACACTGTCATCTCTGGGACATTCCGGCAGTGGAAGGAGGGGACCACCAGAAGTGAGATCTACTATCCAG GAGACACCATCGTGCACCAGGCGGGAGAGGCCACATCAGTGCAGTGGAGCGCAGGCACCTGGATGGTGGAGTACGGCCGGGGCTTCATCCCCTCCACACTCGCCTTCGCCCTGGCTGACACCCTCTTCAGCACTCAGGACTTCGTCACCCTCTTCTACACCCTGCGTGTCTATGCCAAGGGCCTGCTCCTGGAAGCCAATGCCTTCTTCAGCACCTTTGGATGCTGA
- the SIGMAR1 gene encoding sigma non-opioid intracellular receptor 1 isoform X2: MQAGGWAPCACSMPRSPSRYWADISDTVISGTFRQWKEGTTRSEIYYPGDTIVHQAGEATSVQWSAGTWMVEYGRGFIPSTLAFALADTLFSTQDFVTLFYTLRVYAKGLLLEANAFFSTFGC, translated from the exons ATGCAGGCGGGTGGATGGGCTCCATGTGCCTGCTCCATGCCTCGCTCACCGA GTCGGTACTGGGCAGATATTTCTGACACTGTCATCTCTGGGACATTCCGGCAGTGGAAGGAGGGGACCACCAGAAGTGAGATCTACTATCCAG GAGACACCATCGTGCACCAGGCGGGAGAGGCCACATCAGTGCAGTGGAGCGCAGGCACCTGGATGGTGGAGTACGGCCGGGGCTTCATCCCCTCCACACTCGCCTTCGCCCTGGCTGACACCCTCTTCAGCACTCAGGACTTCGTCACCCTCTTCTACACCCTGCGTGTCTATGCCAAGGGCCTGCTCCTGGAAGCCAATGCCTTCTTCAGCACCTTTGGATGCTGA
- the GALT gene encoding galactose-1-phosphate uridylyltransferase: MEPAPAGQKEGGSRFRASEHQHARYNPLRDDWVLVSAHRVKRPWQGQLEKPPPEDVPRWDPKNPLCPGATRANGEVNPQYEGTFIFPNDFPALQPDAPEPDDSDHPLFRAAPARGVCKVMCFHPWSDLTLPLMSLAEIRAVIDAWAELATDLGASYPWVQIFENKGEMMGCSNPHPHCQVWASSFLPNEARLEDRTQREHLSQHGVPMLLEYAEQEACRKERLVVENADWLVVVPYWATWPYQTLLLPRRHVCRLQDLREGERDSLASIMKRLLIKYDNLFEVSFPYSMGWHGAPTGPHLEEDCRHWQLHAHYYPPLLRSATVRKFMVGYEMLAQAQRDLTPEQAAERLRSLPEVHYKEGDKEI; this comes from the exons ATGGAGCCAGCGCCGGCAGGGCAGAAGGAGGGGGGCAGTCGCTTCCGCGCCAGCG AGCACCAGCACGCTCGTTACAACCCTCTGCGGGACGACTGGGTGCTGGTATCGGCCCACCGGGTGAAACGCCCCTGGCAAGGGCAGCTGGAGAAGCCGCCCCCCGAGGATGTACCCCGCTGGGACCCCAAGAACCCCCTCTGTCCCGGGGCCACCCGGGCCAACGGCGAG GTGAACCCCCAGTACGAGGGCACTTTCATCTTCCCAAATGACTTCCCTGCGCTGCAGCCTGATGCTCCAGAACCTG ATGACAGTGATCACCCCTTGTTCCgagctgccccagccagggGTGTGTG CAAGGTGATGTGCTTCCACCCCTGGTCAGACCTGACGCTGCCCCTCATGTCCCTGGCAGAGATCCGGGCTGTCATCGATGCGTGGGCAGAGCTGGCGACCGACCTGGGTGCTTCCTACCCCTGGGTGCAG ATCTTCGAGAACAAGGGAGAGATGATGGGCTGCTCCAACCCGCACCCCCACTGTCAG GTGTGGGCCAGTAGCTTCCTCCCGAATGAGGCGCGCCTGGAGGACCGGACCCAGCGTGAGCACCTGAGCCAACATGGTGTGCCCATGCTGCTGGAGTACGCTGAGCAGGAGGCTTGCCGAAAG GAAAGGCTGGTGGTGGAGAATGCGGACTGGCTGGTCGTGGTGCCGTACTGGGCCACCTGGCCCTATCagaccctgctgctgccccgcCGCCACGTCTGCCGCCTCCAGGACCTCAGAGAGGGCGAGAGGGACA GCCTGGCCTCCATCATGAAGAGGCTGCTCATCAAGTACGACAACCTCTTTGAAGTCTCCTTCCCCTACTCCATGGGCTGGCACG GAGCCCCCACAGGCCCCCACCTGGAGGAGGACTGCAGGCACTGGCAGCTCCATGCCCACTACTATCCCCCACTGCTGCGCTCTGCCACTGTCCGCAAGTTCATGGTGGGATATGAGAtgctggcacaggcacagaggGACCTCACCCCTGAGCAG gcagctgagCGCCTGAGGAGCCTCCCTGAGGTGCACTACAAAGAAGGAGACAAGGAGATATGA